A window of Equus caballus isolate H_3958 breed thoroughbred chromosome 10, TB-T2T, whole genome shotgun sequence contains these coding sequences:
- the APOC2 gene encoding apolipoprotein C-II, with the protein MGTRYLLALFLVLLALAFEVQGTHEPQEDEAASTPLLTKVQESLLSYWDSAKTAAQDLYKKTSLTTVDEKIRDMYSKSTAAVSTYAEILTDQFLSLLKGDS; encoded by the exons ATGGGCACCCGATACCTCCTGGCTCTGTTTCTTGTTCTCCTGGCATTAGCATTCG AGGTCCAGGGGACCCATGAGCCCCAGGAAGATGAGGCGGCCAGCACCCCCCTGCTCACCAAGGTGCAGGAATCACTCCTTAGTTACTGGGATTCAGCCAAAACAGCCGCCCAGGACCTGTACAAGAAGACATCCCTGACAACCGTGGATGAGAAAATCAG GGACATGTACAGCAAAAGCACAGCGGCTGTGAGCACTTACGCAGAGATTCTAACTGACCAGTTCCTTTCCCTGCTGAAGGGAGATTCGTAA